The Apium graveolens cultivar Ventura unplaced genomic scaffold, ASM990537v1 ctg4370, whole genome shotgun sequence genome has a window encoding:
- the LOC141701771 gene encoding uncharacterized protein LOC141701771, producing MLAYGIGTDAVDDYVCIGTSTAIECLKKFVTNIILIFESEYLRKPNSNDVQRLIKMGKARGFPGMMGSIDYMHLQWKNCPKAWKGMFMRGHKGVPTILLNVVASSDLWI from the coding sequence ATGTTGGCATATGGAATTGGAACGGATGCAGTTGATGATTATGTGTGCATTGGTACGTCCACTGCAATTGAATGCTTGAAAAAATTTGTTAccaatattattttaatttttgagaGTGAATATTTGCGAAAGCCAAACTCAAATGATGTACAACGTCTCATAAAAATGGGAAAGGCTCGCGGTTTTCCCGGAATGATGGGGAGTATTGACTACATGCATTTGCAGTGGAAAAATTGCCCTAAAGCATGGAAAGGGATGTTCATGAGGGGTCATAAAGGAGTTCCAACAATATTGCTTAATGTTGTTGCCTCATCGGACCTATGGATATGA
- the LOC141701772 gene encoding uncharacterized protein LOC141701772, protein MGYVRETIPRPQGEKRKLFSKYQEGHRKNVEMTFGVLQSQFAIVHDPTQFWDKEDLAKIMRACIILHNMIVEDERDTYVTPFGALPSYDDATYGLPPPNLGEESLASNEMYIGRTIQLCNRQKHRQLQFDLVEHITMFHNND, encoded by the coding sequence ATGGGCTACGTTCGTGAAACAATTCCACGCCCACAGGGTGAAAAGAGAAAATTGTTCTCCAAATATCAAGAAGGTCATCGAAAAAACGTAGAAATGACATTTGGCGTGTTGCAATCTCAATTTGCAATTGTACATGATCCAACACAATTTTGGGATAAAGAAGATCTCGCTAAAATAATGAGAGCGTGTATTATACTACATAATATGATCGTTGAGGATGAGAGAGACACATACGTCACTCCCTTTGGCGCTTTACCATCTTACGATGATGCAACATATGGCTTACCGCCTCCAAACTTAGGCGAAGAATCTTTAGCCTCTAATGAAATGTATATCGGAAGGACTATCCAACTTTGTAACAGGCAGAAACATCGTCAACTACAATTCGATCTGGTTGAGCATATCACAATGTTCCATAATAATGATTAA
- the LOC141701768 gene encoding auxin efflux carrier component 5-like: MHSCNMLWLHFEMPSIMEECILIVSKAAVGTYMFCLGLFMAINKKIDENWSIGVPITGILWRFIMGPICWGLACLYLGLDGEVLKATIIQATLPPAYLSFYYAQEYRIDIDCISHG; encoded by the exons ATGCACTCCTGCAACATGCTTTG GTTGCATTTTGAGATGCCAAGCATTATGGAGGAATGTATTTTGATTGTGTCGAAAGCAGCTGTGGGCACTTACATGTTCTGCTTGG GTTTATTCATGGCAATTAATAAAAAGATAGATGAAAATTGGTCGATTGGAGTCCCTATTACCGGCATCCTTTGGAGGTTTATCATGGGACCAATTTGTTGGGGCCTTGCCTGTCTTTATTTAGGATTAGATGGTGAAGTGTTAAAGGCAACAATAATCCAG GCGACACTTCCTCCAGCATATTTATCTTTCTATTATGCTCAAGAATATAGAATAGATATCGATTGCATTAGCCATGGGTAA